The Deinococcus sedimenti genome includes a region encoding these proteins:
- a CDS encoding tyrosine-type recombinase/integrase: MTLDHYRGDRLAQAQTWAGLPDDELRRRAVQAAGEKDVDGLIALTQAYLTHEGASGLLTSPRTVEAYTLGVRQFIEHATLNAVNLLRPGRRDASGYVAAMLSAGRKPTGVQLKVAAANCLYRALRWAGATDADPFKDVKIPKDRTPGIVKRPPYQEDELADVLDHADVHVKFLLFLTAHAGLRISEALALTWEDLDEANRRVHVRSGKGRKERLVAMSTSLARATRHYRGLYAPGGPEHTDGKRTTPRDRVFRYASPMTARYHLDKAFQAAGVTFRGFHPGRKYAGTRLLQQVKDFGRVAAHLGHESIDTTRKGYAKLATDDLKDDLVGW; the protein is encoded by the coding sequence GAGCTGCGCCGCCGCGCCGTGCAGGCCGCCGGTGAAAAAGACGTCGACGGCCTGATTGCCCTCACCCAGGCGTATCTCACCCACGAGGGTGCCAGTGGGCTGCTCACCAGTCCCCGAACTGTCGAGGCCTACACCCTCGGCGTACGGCAGTTCATAGAGCACGCCACCTTAAACGCCGTCAATCTCCTGCGGCCCGGCCGCCGTGACGCGTCGGGCTACGTGGCCGCAATGCTCAGCGCGGGCCGCAAGCCCACCGGGGTACAGCTCAAGGTGGCGGCCGCAAACTGCCTGTACCGCGCGCTCCGCTGGGCGGGTGCCACCGACGCCGACCCCTTCAAGGACGTCAAGATCCCCAAAGACCGCACGCCTGGGATCGTCAAACGCCCGCCGTACCAGGAAGACGAACTCGCGGACGTCCTCGATCACGCGGACGTGCACGTGAAGTTCCTGCTGTTTCTCACGGCGCACGCGGGCCTGCGGATCAGTGAGGCGCTCGCCCTGACGTGGGAGGACCTGGACGAGGCGAACCGGCGCGTCCACGTGCGCAGCGGCAAGGGCCGCAAGGAGCGCCTGGTCGCCATGAGCACGAGCCTCGCCCGCGCCACCCGCCACTACCGCGGCCTCTACGCGCCCGGCGGTCCCGAGCACACGGACGGCAAACGCACCACACCCCGCGACCGCGTGTTCCGATACGCCTCACCCATGACCGCCCGGTATCACCTGGACAAAGCCTTCCAGGCCGCCGGTGTGACGTTCCGAGGCTTTCACCCAGGCCGCAAGTACGCCGGGACGCGCCTGCTGCAACAGGTAAAGGACTTCGGGCGGGTCGCGGCGCACCTCGGACACGAGAGCATCGACACGACCCGCAAGGGCTATGCGAAACTTGCCACCGATGACCTCAAGGATGATCTGGTTGGCTGGTAA
- a CDS encoding IS4 family transposase, producing MVLALLGGKDVRHAELAARFPGSAQTDSVIRRVERFFDRHPIQPADVARVVLTLLPSAQPREFILDRTNWKYGQTDVNVLLLAVIWRGVAIPLLYELLPHGGGSHTEIRHTLMDDVLCLLRAADIRVLYADREFIGYDWIQGLARRGIPICVRLRSDTLMDDWTAQDWLSRLQTGMAGLLVDDTVVYGQPMNVVLTHTRDGEALIIASNAGSVTTIQTRYRRRFLIECLFRALKSKGFQLEGTHMTLHDHVERLLCLLTLTYTWCVLVGITLDCPKKAHGRRAWSVVKMGLRELVRSFSRESSRLCDLIHLLVASQTKSPESVGY from the coding sequence ATGGTGCTCGCACTCCTTGGGGGCAAGGACGTCCGGCATGCCGAACTCGCCGCGCGCTTCCCAGGAAGCGCGCAGACTGACTCTGTCATCCGCCGTGTGGAACGCTTCTTTGACCGGCATCCCATTCAGCCAGCCGACGTCGCCCGGGTCGTCCTGACGCTCCTTCCGTCCGCGCAACCACGCGAATTCATCCTCGACCGGACAAACTGGAAATACGGGCAGACCGACGTGAACGTCCTGCTCCTGGCCGTCATCTGGCGGGGCGTCGCGATCCCCCTCCTCTACGAGCTGCTGCCCCATGGGGGCGGCAGCCATACGGAGATCCGGCACACCCTGATGGACGATGTCCTCTGTCTGCTTCGTGCAGCGGACATTCGGGTCCTCTACGCCGACCGTGAATTCATCGGCTACGACTGGATTCAGGGACTGGCGCGCCGTGGAATTCCCATCTGCGTGCGACTGAGGAGTGACACGCTGATGGACGACTGGACCGCACAGGACTGGCTGAGTCGTTTGCAGACCGGCATGGCCGGTCTGCTGGTCGATGACACGGTGGTCTACGGGCAACCGATGAATGTGGTTCTGACGCACACGCGAGATGGTGAGGCTCTGATCATCGCCAGTAATGCGGGGTCAGTGACAACGATCCAGACGCGATATCGCCGGAGGTTCCTGATCGAATGCCTCTTCAGAGCACTGAAGAGCAAGGGCTTTCAACTGGAGGGGACGCACATGACGCTCCACGATCACGTGGAGCGCCTGCTGTGCCTGTTGACGTTGACCTACACGTGGTGTGTGCTGGTCGGGATCACGTTGGACTGCCCGAAGAAGGCGCATGGTCGCCGAGCCTGGAGCGTGGTGAAGATGGGCTTGCGAGAACTGGTCCGGTCGTTCAGCCGGGAGTCATCACGCCTGTGTGACTTGATCCACCTGTTGGTGGCGTCCCAGACGAAATCGCCGGAAAGTGTCGGGTACTGA
- a CDS encoding DUF2227 family putative metal-binding protein: MHGYQHTTVNLTATSITCGALILAGYAETALALGAGLAFGTLLVTPDLDLHRNDARRRWGKLRFIWAPYAALSRHRGMSHTYLAGPTIRLAYLALWAAPLAWGAQHLQITPTLPSWNHMTIAIIGYFLAQWLHLLCDGIVPLGRSDHSRH, translated from the coding sequence ATGCACGGGTACCAGCACACCACCGTCAACCTGACCGCCACGTCCATCACGTGCGGCGCCCTGATCCTCGCGGGATACGCAGAAACCGCCCTGGCCCTCGGGGCGGGTCTCGCCTTCGGCACACTCCTCGTCACGCCAGATCTGGATCTGCACCGCAACGACGCCAGGCGCCGCTGGGGCAAGCTGCGCTTCATCTGGGCACCCTACGCCGCCCTCAGTCGCCACCGCGGCATGAGCCACACCTACCTCGCCGGACCCACGATCCGCCTCGCGTACCTCGCCCTCTGGGCGGCACCCCTGGCGTGGGGCGCACAACACTTGCAGATCACCCCGACGCTCCCCAGCTGGAACCACATGACCATCGCGATCATCGGGTACTTCCTCGCACAGTGGCTTCACCTCCTGTGCGACGGAATCGTTCCGCTGGGCCGCTCAGACCACTCGCGTCACTGA
- a CDS encoding HD-GYP domain-containing protein produces the protein MYDINRWPSVRGVLDVCGREHALDVARLARQAAPSLHVDPDLAYLAGLLHDVGKISVPLDILMAERALSESEWTLVRAHPVEGEGLIRTWWPDAPAALLHAVRHHHERLDGLGYPDQLRALPDLTALVAAADVYVALREARPYREPVGALACAEILWSEPLPAHVIHAVLDAAVTDSVTRVV, from the coding sequence ATGTACGACATCAACCGTTGGCCATCCGTTCGTGGCGTCCTTGACGTCTGTGGGCGTGAGCACGCCCTGGACGTCGCGCGCCTGGCGCGGCAGGCTGCACCATCCCTCCACGTCGATCCTGATCTGGCGTATCTGGCAGGATTGCTGCACGACGTGGGGAAGATCAGCGTGCCGCTGGACATCCTGATGGCCGAGCGCGCCCTCTCCGAGTCGGAATGGACACTGGTGCGGGCTCACCCGGTGGAAGGGGAGGGCTTGATCCGGACGTGGTGGCCGGACGCGCCGGCGGCCCTGCTGCATGCGGTTCGGCATCACCATGAGCGCCTGGATGGTCTGGGGTACCCGGACCAGTTGCGCGCGCTGCCGGATCTGACGGCGTTGGTTGCGGCGGCAGATGTGTACGTGGCGCTGCGCGAAGCGCGGCCATACCGGGAACCGGTGGGGGCATTGGCGTGCGCGGAGATTCTCTGGAGCGAGCCTCTGCCCGCGCACGTGATTCACGCTGTCCTGGATGCGGCGGTGACGGATTCAGTGACGCGAGTGGTCTGA
- a CDS encoding GspE/PulE family protein: protein MTNHTPPPVERHAAPYTASFLQALTRYGHDTTALDHPHHSPLALARRAGIPEGHLTGALNLIQFPVVEQAEPAEGAPHGMYIGSHRGQDVWAADDPWDLTAEEYAQGLVAFRQQAPATPPPPTARTTEAPTPERERPMRTVMDALYLLGHGDIRPDELTQPNYQESLLRDGRITPEQLAQAYAKFTGTTYIAARRDPPHPDVRHILSDATINQYRIVPHSKRGNVLTILVQDPTDTFSLTAVEDELQHMEIEVAVASEPDLDHLILTLYTRAAQDAELEREAAGRQRDQDVVDLDSADPNSPVAKRISSAIIEAASNDASDIHFQPERTGLMIRERLHGNLIERSLVPTSLATQMINRLKMLAGMSLESQLPQDNRIAIPLVVNGKEQLLRMRVSSLPSNHGDSIVLRLLKDSGTLPTLDDTGFSEHNLALMRDAATGSNGLLLVTGPTGSGKTTLMHTVLKGLNTPGRKISTIEDPIEYEQPRIVQTEIRRTDDPSTSLNFARVLRAILRQDPDIVFVGEIRDEETAETSVHAAQTGHLVLSTLHTNSALATISRLIDLGVPAYAVAETLRVVVSQRLVGRPCPECSVEELMPEQYAPTPGATMLRGTGEKGGVTCPLCHGQGDYKLIPVHEVLPVTPDVRAAIAARDQGALELAATMAGLKTLHQDGMEKVAAHQANLHSVLTRVK, encoded by the coding sequence ATGACCAACCACACGCCACCCCCAGTGGAACGCCACGCCGCACCGTACACGGCCAGCTTCCTCCAGGCGCTCACCCGGTACGGCCATGACACCACCGCCCTCGACCACCCACACCACTCCCCACTCGCGCTGGCCCGGCGCGCCGGCATCCCCGAAGGGCACCTCACCGGCGCCCTGAACCTCATCCAGTTCCCCGTCGTCGAACAGGCCGAACCCGCAGAGGGTGCCCCGCACGGGATGTACATCGGTTCCCACCGGGGACAGGATGTCTGGGCCGCCGACGACCCCTGGGACCTCACGGCCGAGGAGTACGCGCAGGGCCTGGTCGCCTTCCGTCAACAGGCCCCCGCCACGCCCCCCCCACCCACCGCCCGCACCACCGAAGCGCCCACCCCCGAGCGGGAGCGCCCCATGCGAACGGTCATGGACGCCCTTTACCTCCTCGGCCACGGTGACATCCGGCCGGACGAACTCACGCAACCCAACTACCAGGAAAGCCTCCTGCGTGACGGCCGCATCACCCCTGAACAGCTCGCGCAGGCGTACGCCAAGTTCACAGGCACGACCTACATCGCCGCTCGCCGCGACCCACCCCACCCGGACGTGCGCCACATCCTCAGTGACGCCACCATCAACCAGTACCGCATCGTTCCCCACTCCAAACGCGGGAACGTCCTCACCATCCTCGTCCAGGACCCCACCGACACGTTCTCCCTGACCGCCGTCGAGGATGAACTCCAACACATGGAAATCGAGGTCGCCGTCGCGTCCGAACCAGACCTCGACCACCTCATCCTCACCCTGTACACCCGCGCCGCGCAGGACGCCGAACTCGAACGTGAAGCGGCCGGACGCCAGCGAGATCAGGATGTCGTCGACCTCGATTCCGCCGACCCGAACAGCCCGGTCGCCAAACGCATCAGCAGCGCGATCATCGAGGCGGCCAGCAACGACGCCAGCGACATCCACTTCCAGCCGGAACGCACGGGCCTGATGATCCGCGAGCGCCTGCACGGCAACCTCATCGAACGCAGCCTGGTTCCCACCAGCCTCGCCACACAGATGATCAACCGCCTGAAGATGCTCGCCGGCATGAGCCTGGAAAGTCAGCTCCCACAGGACAACCGCATCGCGATCCCCCTGGTCGTCAACGGGAAAGAACAACTGCTCCGCATGCGCGTCTCCAGTCTCCCCAGCAATCACGGCGACAGCATCGTGCTGCGTCTCCTCAAAGACAGCGGCACCCTCCCCACCCTCGACGACACGGGGTTCAGCGAGCACAACCTCGCACTGATGCGGGACGCAGCGACTGGATCCAACGGCCTCCTGCTCGTCACCGGACCCACGGGCAGCGGCAAGACGACCCTCATGCACACCGTCCTCAAGGGACTCAACACGCCCGGCCGGAAGATCAGCACCATCGAGGACCCCATCGAGTACGAGCAGCCCCGCATCGTGCAGACCGAGATCCGGCGTACCGATGACCCCAGCACCTCCCTGAACTTCGCGCGGGTGTTGCGCGCCATCCTCCGCCAGGACCCGGACATCGTGTTCGTCGGGGAGATCCGCGACGAGGAAACGGCCGAGACCTCCGTGCATGCGGCCCAGACCGGACACTTGGTCCTCTCGACGCTCCACACCAACAGCGCCCTGGCCACCATCTCCCGCCTGATCGACCTCGGTGTGCCGGCGTACGCCGTGGCCGAGACGCTCCGCGTGGTCGTGTCCCAGCGTCTCGTGGGCCGCCCCTGCCCGGAATGCAGCGTGGAAGAACTCATGCCTGAGCAGTACGCCCCCACTCCCGGCGCCACCATGCTGCGCGGAACGGGAGAGAAAGGCGGCGTGACGTGCCCCCTGTGTCACGGCCAGGGCGATTACAAGCTCATTCCCGTCCACGAGGTCCTGCCAGTCACACCGGACGTTCGGGCCGCCATTGCAGCCCGCGACCAGGGCGCCCTCGAACTCGCGGCCACCATGGCCGGACTGAAAACCCTTCACCAGGACGGCATGGAGAAAGTCGCGGCGCACCAGGCCAACCTCCACAGCGTCCTGACCCGCGTCAAGTGA
- a CDS encoding type IV pilus twitching motility protein PilT, whose product MIPVTPENVSTVLDDLTRAGASDIQLKTGQPPLIALHGSWTPQTQYALLTGNDVTNLHQKLCRDTRYRDIPDSQPWDADYRTSTSLSNFRVSGGKEHGRPYLVLRPLPREIPSFNELRLLDDEMGETPHGVGHLTEGFKWVMRQKRGLILVTGPTGSGKSTTLASFVDHVNRTQCHNIITIEDPIEFVFRSKQSQILQREVGVDTGSFSGALRAALRQKPDIILVGEMRDAETINAAFRAAATGHLVLSTLHNNESAATVERIINEFPAEEQNRARHALSEILVGIFAQQLVPTMAGKRQVIHEAMVLTSNQRSIIRPNGESDNGYLQSLRDTLKTRNPYGNRSMDNELRRAVQAGLISEEVAREYAIQPDKWSGE is encoded by the coding sequence ATGATTCCAGTCACCCCCGAAAACGTCAGCACCGTCCTCGACGACCTCACCCGCGCGGGCGCCTCCGACATCCAGCTCAAGACAGGCCAGCCCCCCCTGATCGCCCTGCACGGCTCATGGACCCCGCAGACGCAGTACGCCCTCCTGACCGGCAACGACGTCACGAACCTCCACCAGAAACTCTGCCGGGACACCCGCTACCGGGACATCCCGGACAGTCAACCCTGGGACGCCGACTACCGCACGTCCACCAGCCTCAGCAACTTCCGCGTGAGTGGCGGCAAGGAGCACGGGCGACCCTACCTCGTCCTGCGCCCTCTCCCCCGCGAGATCCCCAGCTTCAACGAACTCCGCCTGCTCGACGACGAGATGGGCGAAACGCCGCACGGCGTCGGCCACCTCACCGAGGGCTTCAAGTGGGTCATGCGCCAGAAGCGCGGCCTCATCCTCGTGACCGGCCCGACCGGCAGTGGGAAGAGCACCACCCTGGCGAGCTTCGTCGATCACGTCAACCGCACCCAGTGCCACAACATCATCACGATCGAGGACCCCATCGAGTTCGTGTTCCGCAGTAAGCAGAGTCAGATCCTCCAGCGGGAAGTCGGAGTGGACACGGGGTCCTTCAGTGGCGCCCTGCGCGCCGCGCTCCGGCAGAAACCGGACATCATCCTCGTCGGCGAGATGCGGGACGCGGAAACCATCAACGCCGCGTTCCGCGCGGCCGCCACCGGCCACCTCGTGCTCTCCACCCTGCACAACAACGAGAGCGCCGCCACGGTCGAACGCATCATCAACGAATTCCCGGCGGAGGAACAGAACCGCGCCCGCCACGCCCTCTCCGAAATCCTCGTCGGCATCTTCGCGCAGCAACTCGTCCCCACCATGGCCGGGAAGCGGCAGGTCATCCATGAAGCCATGGTGCTGACCAGCAACCAGCGCAGCATCATTCGCCCCAACGGCGAATCCGACAACGGCTACCTCCAATCCCTCCGGGACACCCTGAAGACCCGCAACCCGTACGGGAACCGCAGCATGGACAACGAACTCCGGAGGGCCGTGCAGGCCGGCCTCATCAGCGAAGAGGTCGCCCGGGAGTACGCCATCCAGCCCGACAAGTGGAGTGGCGAATGA
- a CDS encoding type 4a pilus biogenesis protein PilO, with amino-acid sequence MNQKALVPAIAVSLLGVLGVVKGTWPMVQTARTEQARLRSEIERLTADAAALPAEQTREATLLREDAELQQSLPDSEELPRVLDTLQLAAQRLGVTTGKLSRSVRVSEIAGVTAVDLDLDISGTYARTQAYVQTIAALPRAFTARGISLSAGKDGQVTGSLKLTTYTRDSTPVKAAAPTTTPTTPTTPPTPTTPTTPTGGTP; translated from the coding sequence ATGAATCAGAAAGCCCTCGTACCAGCCATTGCCGTCAGTCTCCTGGGCGTCCTGGGCGTCGTGAAAGGCACCTGGCCGATGGTGCAGACGGCCCGCACGGAGCAGGCGCGCCTGCGCAGCGAGATCGAACGCCTCACCGCCGACGCGGCCGCCCTCCCGGCCGAACAGACGCGCGAGGCCACCCTGCTCCGCGAGGACGCTGAACTCCAGCAGAGCCTGCCCGACAGTGAGGAATTACCTCGCGTACTGGACACCCTCCAACTGGCCGCTCAGCGTCTCGGAGTGACCACCGGCAAACTCTCCCGCAGCGTGCGCGTCAGTGAGATTGCGGGCGTGACTGCGGTGGATCTGGACCTGGACATCAGCGGGACGTACGCCCGCACGCAGGCGTACGTGCAGACCATTGCCGCGCTCCCCCGCGCCTTCACGGCCCGCGGGATCAGCCTGTCGGCAGGCAAGGACGGGCAGGTCACGGGCTCCCTGAAGCTCACCACATACACGCGTGACAGCACGCCGGTCAAAGCAGCTGCTCCGACCACGACGCCGACCACCCCGACGACGCCCCCCACCCCGACGACGCCGACCACCCCGACCGGAGGGACACCATGA
- a CDS encoding secretin N-terminal domain-containing protein yields the protein MNRMLTLMLALSSASLTAYAATPAAVTAAPALAVTLPSNPKLAKTVTVTLPSGAPLSTVLTAIAKATGLTLLSRDIPNVPVTLSIKGLTGKAALERLLSLYSDKIAAQLIGDTLVIAPPGAINALLTAPKPVLVTVPMLLTADDAARLATLTGTTIVPVGETSIISGTAEQVAQVQALLTPQVTAPTAPGVVTESVPMVRTDPELARTTLAALHDVKLFAAYGRAYLQAPSTAALTAAKITLAQLENDAPDRPAAGSDQDPVPLAVPPADVQQQRTIQTSLSADLVTRIAASVSSTLKPTPLDAGTYVIRGPVDDLTAFQTALSAAEVREAMRVIVVYTDVSSGTDATVKEIFPNASVRVVSGGLEVRATPIEQVRVSAYLRQVRLGAPAPAPTMEDVTLRVSLAYATPATLVQQLGTLYAQDGTKGEGGEKATTGTAAQGTGSTAASTTQGGTPSTSQSGGQSTGATLIGGVRVVADDRTRSVVLTGNPDAVARVKRTIQDLDARLPDVRMALRIEQISGSNGSDLGLDWKVGVGGFSIGHTDGALTAGYSAGLSPVSVEAKLQAARTSGRANTLLDTSFVAQDGRPSVFRNGGQLLLPVTNTSTGGGTSTTTQTRETYDYGLNVTLTPRLSPDGRVELQIQLDLGQTPRAGVQNSILVEKQTLTTIATVTPGETLLLGGVLSTDDSATKKGVPILSEIPVLGALFGKTSVTKGTSVLLISLQAADRSDTRGPAAPIVTPGAGVTQIKIPGR from the coding sequence ATGAACCGCATGTTGACCCTGATGCTGGCCCTGTCCAGCGCGTCCCTCACCGCGTACGCCGCCACCCCGGCGGCCGTCACCGCTGCGCCCGCACTCGCGGTCACGCTCCCCAGCAACCCGAAGCTCGCCAAGACGGTCACCGTCACGCTCCCCAGTGGCGCGCCACTCTCCACCGTCCTGACGGCCATCGCCAAGGCGACTGGCCTCACCCTTCTCTCCCGGGACATCCCGAACGTGCCCGTCACTCTCTCCATCAAGGGCCTGACCGGCAAAGCCGCCCTCGAACGTCTCCTCAGCCTGTACAGCGACAAGATCGCCGCGCAGCTCATCGGCGACACGCTGGTCATCGCCCCACCAGGCGCCATCAACGCCCTGCTGACCGCGCCGAAACCCGTCCTCGTGACCGTCCCCATGCTGCTGACGGCCGATGACGCGGCCCGCCTGGCCACCCTCACCGGCACGACCATTGTGCCCGTGGGTGAGACGAGCATCATCAGCGGTACGGCCGAGCAGGTCGCCCAGGTGCAGGCGCTCCTCACGCCTCAGGTGACCGCGCCCACCGCGCCGGGCGTGGTGACGGAGAGTGTCCCGATGGTGCGGACCGACCCGGAACTGGCTCGCACGACCCTGGCCGCTCTGCACGACGTGAAACTCTTCGCCGCGTACGGTCGAGCGTACCTCCAGGCACCCAGTACCGCCGCCCTGACCGCCGCGAAGATCACCCTCGCGCAGCTGGAGAACGACGCCCCGGACCGGCCAGCAGCTGGGTCTGACCAGGACCCAGTTCCCCTGGCCGTGCCCCCGGCCGACGTGCAGCAACAGCGCACCATTCAGACGTCCCTCAGTGCTGACCTCGTCACCCGCATCGCCGCAAGCGTCAGCAGCACCCTGAAGCCCACCCCACTTGACGCGGGCACGTACGTCATCCGGGGACCCGTGGATGACCTGACCGCCTTCCAGACGGCCCTGAGCGCGGCTGAAGTGCGGGAGGCCATGCGGGTCATCGTGGTGTACACGGATGTGTCCAGCGGGACGGACGCCACTGTGAAGGAGATCTTCCCGAACGCGTCCGTCCGCGTGGTCAGCGGCGGCCTGGAAGTGCGCGCCACGCCGATCGAGCAGGTGCGCGTCAGTGCCTACCTGCGGCAGGTGCGCCTGGGCGCGCCCGCCCCTGCGCCAACGATGGAGGACGTCACCCTGCGCGTCTCGCTCGCGTACGCCACGCCGGCCACCCTCGTGCAGCAGCTGGGCACCCTGTACGCACAGGACGGCACCAAAGGGGAGGGCGGCGAGAAGGCCACGACCGGCACAGCAGCCCAGGGGACGGGCAGCACGGCGGCATCCACTACCCAGGGCGGTACCCCTTCGACCAGTCAGAGCGGAGGGCAGAGCACGGGCGCCACCCTGATCGGGGGCGTGCGGGTGGTTGCGGATGACCGGACGCGAAGTGTGGTCCTCACGGGCAACCCAGACGCTGTGGCCCGCGTGAAGCGCACCATCCAGGATCTCGACGCGCGACTGCCCGATGTCCGAATGGCGCTGCGCATCGAACAGATCAGCGGCAGCAACGGCTCAGACCTCGGCCTTGACTGGAAGGTCGGCGTGGGCGGCTTCAGCATCGGGCACACGGACGGCGCACTCACTGCCGGGTACTCGGCTGGCCTGAGCCCCGTCAGCGTGGAGGCGAAACTCCAGGCAGCCCGCACCAGCGGCCGCGCCAACACCCTGCTCGACACCTCGTTTGTCGCGCAGGACGGGCGGCCCAGTGTGTTCCGCAATGGTGGCCAGCTGCTCCTCCCGGTGACGAATACCAGCACGGGCGGCGGAACGAGCACCACCACGCAGACCCGCGAGACCTACGACTACGGCCTGAACGTCACCCTGACGCCCCGCCTGAGCCCCGACGGCCGCGTGGAACTCCAGATCCAGCTCGACCTGGGGCAGACGCCCCGCGCCGGCGTCCAGAATTCCATCCTCGTCGAGAAGCAGACCCTCACCACGATCGCCACCGTCACCCCGGGCGAGACCCTCCTGCTGGGCGGCGTCCTGTCCACTGATGACAGCGCCACGAAGAAGGGCGTGCCGATCCTCAGTGAAATCCCCGTGCTCGGCGCCCTGTTCGGGAAGACCAGCGTCACGAAGGGCACCAGTGTGCTCCTCATCAGCCTGCAGGCCGCCGACCGGTCCGATACGCGCGGCCCGGCCGCCCCCATCGTGACCCCAGGCGCGGGCGTCACGCAGATCAAGATTCCAGGCCGATAA
- a CDS encoding type II secretion system F family protein, giving the protein MKSWNYKGFDARGTERKGKIVAATEEEAQKLVTGMGIQVTSITRNQDLTMPWENRPPSLKDRAMFTQQFAQLLGSGSVAQSEALGVAARTTTNRQLRAAIESVRKEVDEGHPLDEVVARKQYAHAFDPVFVAFIRMGAEGGSIAPSLKELSEMYKWQLRIAGMVKKGLTLPAIIMAACFIVTYFIMAKVVPTFMGILDGLKAELPPLTKAVKAISELASNPMVTLGIVGVIVAIVFLFRWYRKTPDGHYRVDEWILRLPLVGPMTRTFILARVSRGLSVMLKNSIPLDDALSITAQLAANDVFQKYFREMRARAIDGLPMFPVMAANPKEFPEQFWLQFRAAEEKSKLKETLNYLGEMYNDEVTTQVEGLTTAIEPILIVFLGGVVGVIVVSVFLPMTTMMNSLGGS; this is encoded by the coding sequence ATGAAGTCCTGGAACTACAAGGGCTTCGATGCCCGAGGCACCGAACGCAAGGGGAAGATCGTTGCCGCGACAGAGGAAGAGGCCCAGAAGCTGGTGACCGGGATGGGCATTCAGGTCACCAGCATCACCCGGAACCAGGACCTCACCATGCCGTGGGAGAACCGGCCCCCCAGCCTGAAGGATCGGGCCATGTTCACGCAGCAGTTCGCGCAGCTCCTCGGATCGGGGAGTGTCGCGCAGAGCGAGGCGTTGGGCGTCGCAGCCCGGACCACCACCAATCGTCAACTTCGCGCGGCCATCGAGAGTGTTCGCAAGGAAGTCGACGAAGGACACCCCCTGGACGAAGTGGTGGCCCGCAAGCAGTACGCCCACGCGTTCGACCCGGTGTTCGTCGCGTTCATCCGCATGGGTGCTGAGGGTGGCAGCATCGCTCCGAGCCTGAAGGAACTCAGCGAGATGTACAAGTGGCAGCTGCGGATCGCGGGCATGGTCAAGAAGGGCCTGACCCTCCCCGCCATCATCATGGCCGCGTGTTTCATCGTGACGTACTTCATCATGGCGAAGGTCGTCCCCACCTTTATGGGCATTCTGGACGGTCTGAAAGCGGAATTGCCGCCACTGACGAAAGCCGTGAAAGCGATCAGTGAACTCGCCTCCAACCCCATGGTCACGTTGGGGATCGTCGGGGTGATCGTGGCGATCGTGTTCCTCTTCCGGTGGTACCGCAAGACGCCGGACGGGCACTACCGCGTCGACGAGTGGATTCTTCGGTTGCCCCTGGTCGGCCCGATGACCAGGACGTTCATTCTCGCCCGCGTCAGCAGGGGCCTGTCCGTGATGCTGAAGAACAGTATTCCGCTGGATGACGCGCTCTCCATCACCGCGCAGCTCGCCGCGAACGACGTGTTCCAGAAATACTTCCGGGAAATGCGCGCCCGGGCCATTGATGGGCTGCCGATGTTCCCCGTCATGGCCGCAAACCCGAAGGAGTTTCCGGAACAGTTCTGGCTTCAATTCCGCGCGGCCGAGGAGAAGAGCAAACTCAAGGAGACGCTGAACTACCTCGGGGAGATGTACAACGACGAGGTCACCACGCAGGTCGAAGGCCTGACGACCGCCATCGAGCCGATCCTGATCGTCTTCCTGGGCGGTGTCGTGGGGGTCATCGTTGTGTCCGTTTTTCTGCCCATGACGACCATGATGAACAGCCTCGGCGGTTCCTGA